In Necator americanus strain Aroian chromosome IV, whole genome shotgun sequence, the following proteins share a genomic window:
- a CDS encoding hypothetical protein (NECATOR_CHRIV.G15013.T1) — protein sequence MIVVLLFVVMADFGYGKLFTLFVALRCIVRAHCVKLTLQDGVMSSSLSRSVQVRGRVYFSRDITPSSSFRSWYIRADVLYKTI from the exons ATGAtcgttgttcttcttttcgtgGTCATGGCAGATTTCGGTTACGGGAAGCTT TTTACGTTATTTGTAGCATTGCGATGCATTGTTCGTGCACATTGTGTAAAACTAACATTGCAAG atGGCGTTATGAGCAGCTCGTTATCGAGGAGCGTGCAAGTTCGCGGACGCGTATATTTCTCGAGAGACATCACTCCATCTTCATCATTTCGTTCATGGTACATTCGTGCCGATGTCCTTTACAAAACGATCTAA
- a CDS encoding hypothetical protein (NECATOR_CHRIV.G15014.T1) has translation MSLLEYSHYQSHVLFAIMFILRFVITLLGISRSRIVRKFLFALIVGRSRIFLLGQTHRNVEEFPKIYKY, from the exons atgtcatta CTGGAGta TTCGCATTATCAGAGCCATGTTTTGTTCGCCATAATGTTCATTTTACGGTTCGTAATCACATTATTAGGAATTTCTCGTTCACGCATAGTAAG aaaatttctcttcgcTTTGATTGTTGGTCGTAGCCGGATTTTTCTCCTTGGGCAGACCCACAGGAACGTGGAAGAGTTCCCGAAAATCTACAAGTATTAG
- a CDS encoding hypothetical protein (NECATOR_CHRIV.G15015.T1): MAICTYNARALASEAAIKDLMMQAKKIKYDVIGLIETRRRHHLNAIYETGEELFLGTCDSRGIGGVGVLVNTSIAKNIDSFEQLTTPVGRLRMRRYGPTPALTIFVAYAPISSFEEEEVEAFYMDLEKFYQEDHAFYKVIIGDFNAKVGPRRMPEELHIGTHGLQWNDQGERLSEFMTTKTIHGNSQFQKPSSLRWTWESPGCNEIDRIIVNKGSACWTSLLYQSSTRDRTIVSPEEDFPSQREQRKPPSSERNRRTIINWDLFATLDGFWEDSAMDNIDEEYDRLVEHLHNCVKKAESFKTTKRRLSLGGFKTSLETLELIRRRGAARAAANQELTSSSSQGFAERR; encoded by the coding sequence atggcgatctgtacttataacgcacgtgcGCTTGCATCGGAGGCGGCTAtcaaagatctgatgatgcaagccaagaagatcaagtacgacgtcatcggactcatcgagacgagacgacgtcaccatCTCAACGCcatatatgaaactggagaagaactgtttttaggaacatgcgacagtagaggtatTGGTGGAGtgggcgtcctcgtcaacacgagcattgcaaagaacatcgactctttcgaacaacttacgaccccagtcggacgtctgcggatgagaagatatggtccaacaccagcattgactatcttcgtcgcttacgcccCAATATCAagctttgaagaagaagaagtcgaagctttctatatggacctagagaagttctaccaagaagatcatgcatTCTACAAGGttataattggcgatttcaacgccaaagttggcccaagaagaatgccggaggaacttcacatcgggacccacggcctacaatggaatgaccagggggagagactctccgagttcatgacgactaagaccatccatgggaactcgcaattccagaagccctcctctctacgctggacgtgggagtcacccggttgtaatgaaatagaccgcatcatcgtcaataaaggTTCTGCCTGTTGGACGTCGCTATTATACCAAAGTTCTacacgggatcggaccatcgtctcccccgaggaagattttccttcacaaagagagcagagaaagccgccaagttcagagagaaatcgcaggactatcatcaactgggatctcttcgctacgctagacggcttttgggaagattccgcaatggacaacatcgacgaggaatatgaccggctcgttgaacaccttcacaacTGCGTGAAGAAGGCtgaaagttttaaaaccaccaagagacgcctgtctcttggtggttttaaaacttctcttgaaactcttgagctgatacgccggcgtggagcagcacgagccgcagcgAATCAAGAACTCACGTCTTCGAGCTcacaaggctttgcagagaggcgataa
- a CDS encoding hypothetical protein (NECATOR_CHRIV.G15016.T1), translating into MEKIIYDFYSDLFDSHVRLPPHHLRGDGQVIPENLPSVLINTLARVFTRYLSECKVPKQWKTSKTVLLYKKGDPHDIGNYRTICLLSVIYKLFTRVIPNRIEKVLDEGQPREKAGFGKAFSTIDHIHTVSKLIEVSREYKMPLCLTFIDLKKVLIQLKRKRIFTTGISPFYKNTIIDVKKGVGQGDTISPNIFTAILENTMRMLEWDDIGLEVDGRQLHHCALLMTSF; encoded by the exons atggagaaaatcatctacgacttctactctgatctcttcgacagccatgtccgcttgcctcctcaccatctgaggggagacggacaagtcattccagag aaccttccgtcagtactcatcaacaccctggcgagggtctttacacgttatctgtcggaatgcaaggtccctaaacagtggaagaccagcaagaccgtgttgttgtataaaaagggagatccacatgacatcggcaactatcgtacAATCTgtttactgtccgtcatctacaagctctttacaagagtgatccctaataggattgaaaaagtcttggatgaaggacagccacgCGAGAAAGCAGGGTTTGGAAAAGCATTCAGCACAATTGACCACATTCatactgtttcgaaactcatcgaggtatcacgagagtacaagatgccgctctgtctcacctttatcgacttgaagaaggttTTGATTCAGTTGAAACGGAAGCG catcttcacgaccggaatttcgccattctacaagaacaccatcattgacgtgaagaaggGGGTcggacagggtgatacaatctcacccaacaTATTCACAGCCATCCTCGAGAACACAATGCGAatgttggaatgggacgacattgGACTggaggttgatggtcggcagctacaccattgcgctttgctgatgacatcgttctga
- a CDS encoding hypothetical protein (NECATOR_CHRIV.G15017.T1): MGFDDVLDDSTFLQSMGIFRNMTPDFDKATTAQIGVILMDTQRTFEKRSAVELFFRFLPWSLPCRFHRSSTLNCSSSDNIYEVVSKVFPVFLCSILESKMRPIRLSLDLWQIQLETNAPTCSVEFGQHSFRLTDARCSQNDVISKAQWCSCRPSTSSPMSSHSNIRIVFSRMAVNMLEWRNSGREDAVQLSKYLYVLRDGLVVQGFYDRFRFN; this comes from the exons ATGGGCTTTGatgatgtgctggacgacagcacctttttgcaaagtatgggaatctttcgaaATATGACACCCGATTTCGATAAGGCTACTACCGCACAG ATTGGTGTCATCTTGATGGATACCCaaagaacatttgaaaagCGGAGTGCCGTGGaactgttttttcgttttctaccATGGTCTCTTCCATGTAG gtttCACCGAAGCAGCACCTTGAATTGCAGCAGCTCCGACAACATATACGAAGTTGTTTCGAAAgtatttcctgttttcttaTGCAGTATCCTTGAATCAAAGATGCGACCAATCCGGCTTTCACTGGATCTTTGGCAg attcagctggaGACCAATGCACCCACATGTtccgtcgaattcggtcagcattcgttccgcttgactGATGCAAGGTGTagtcagaacgatgtcatcagcaaagcgcaatggtgtagctgccgaccatcaacctccAGTCcaatgtcgtcccattccaacatTCGCATTGTGTTCTCGAGGATGGCTGTGAATAtgttgg aatggcgaaattccggtcgtgaagatgctgtacaactctcgaagtacctttatgtactgagggacggcttggttgtccaaggcttctaCGACCGCTTCCGTTTCAACTGA
- a CDS encoding hypothetical protein (NECATOR_CHRIV.G15018.T1) produces MLTEFDGTCGCIGLQLNLQKRMFMRNGWISDAPFTLNRTNIFKCTSYVYLGRELDMMNDLTPELGRRRRAAWGACKSIGGVVKKTRNTRLRAYLFNTTVLPALTYASETWAFRKQEENAVSVIERAIGRVMLGVSRFTQVRDGIRSSLLRQRSKIRDAAASVKESKIRRAGQVMRFNDNRWTRVVSDWVPATGSSRSPSKKNMMFFVFHAKGLLWHAIGTYGRITGARSTNSKINGSQGDQGDNTTVEHVAPILC; encoded by the coding sequence atgctgaccgaattcgacggaACATGTGGGTGCATTGGTCtccagctgaatctacaaaagaggATGTttatgcggaacggatggatctcggatgccccattcacgctcaacagAACGAACATATTcaaatgcaccagctacgtttatctgggtcgggaattggacatgatgaacgacctgacccccgagctgggcaggaggagacgagcggcttggggagcgtgcAAGAGCATCGGGggtgtagtgaagaagaccaggaacacccggctccgtgcttacctcttcaacaccaccgtacttcctgctttgacctatgcttcggaaacctgggcatttcgcaagcaggaagaaaacgcggtgagcgtcattgaacgcgcaattgggagagtgatgctaggagtatcccgtttcacgcaagtgagggacgggattcgaagttctctcctacgtcagcgatcgaagattagagacgccgccgcatctgttaaggaaagtaaaataaggcgGGCCGGACaagtgatgcgctttaacgacaaccgttggaccagagtcgtgagcgactgggttcccgcGACTggttcttcacgaagtccttcaaagaaaaatatgatgttcttTGTGTTCCACGCGAaagggctactctggcacgcgatcgggacatatgggagaattactggcgcccgctcgaccaattcgaagatcaacgggagtcaaggtgatcaaggtgataacACCACTGTTGAACATGTTGCTCCGATCCTTTGTTGA
- a CDS encoding hypothetical protein (NECATOR_CHRIV.G15017.T2) has translation MGFDDVLDDSTFLQSMGIFRNMTPDFDKATTAQAEQHGNGDSKRKGTGGHCDQTFLDNKYWKHKRMIWARDWSWTDEPEFGCNSGQKIMEARLQVSPKQHLELQQLRQHIRSCFEKMFMRNVKVSDAPFMISGGNISECANYVYLGRETNMKNDLTSELGRRKRAAGGLFKSIEDVVKRTRNSVLTVLTVSVIQRLIERVMQEVFRFTQLRERFDVLTYVSNRGPETPPHLQIIAK, from the exons ATGGGCTTTGatgatgtgctggacgacagcacctttttgcaaagtatgggaatctttcgaaATATGACACCCGATTTCGATAAGGCTACTACCGCACAG GCGGAGCAACACGGAAATGGCGATAGCAAAAGGAAGGG CACTGGAGGACATTGCGACCAAACATTTCTAG ataacAAGTATTGGAAACATAAACGTATGATATGGGCACGAGACTGGTCATGGACAGACGAACCTGAATTCGGTTGTAACAGTGGACAAAAGATTATGGAGGCACGGCTGCAG gtttCACCGAAGCAGCACCTTGAATTGCAGCAGCTCCGACAACATATACGAAGTTGTTTCGAAA AAATGTTCATGCGTAACGTAaaggtctcggatgccccatttaTGATCAGCGGAgggaacatatccgaatgcgccaactacgtttatctgggtcgagaaacaaacatgaagaacgacctgacctccgagctggggaGGAGGAAGCGAGCGGCTGGGGGATTATTCAAGAGCattgaggatgtagtgaagaggacccGGAACTCCGTGCTCACCGTGCTTACTGTGAGCGTCATTCAACGCCTAATCGAGAGGGTGATGCAAGAAGTATTCCGCTTCACACAATTGAGGGAGAGATTCGACGTCCTGACCTACGTCAGCAATCGAGGAccagagacgccgccgcattTGCAAATCATAGCAAAATAA
- a CDS encoding hypothetical protein (NECATOR_CHRIV.G15019.T1), with amino-acid sequence MESLATIIRFVTLNCRTLSSELQQAALSRCAFVRLRDRRGRKLWIVSAHAPTETTEDNSKNAFYDELNALTYKITSEKVVIVGIDANAKMGLEQLSDVLEKWYYPAERRLDNDANHRRHQPKWQGLTLLTPEEQRKRKMRRLKHQLDHDLTRNIPQSDLAEAPSAPEPKHFHRPTHAVSGKPPTESEVLVCIRKMKNGKSGGDNGISAEMLKDLPPSEIREMTNIIR; translated from the exons atggaatctttggcaacaatcattcgtttcgtcacgctgaactgtcgaacactatcgagtgaactccaacaagccgccctGTCTAG atgcgcctttgtacgactgcgggatcgcagaggacgtaaactctggatcgtaagtgctcacgcacctacggaaaccactgaggacaacagtaagaacgccttctatgatgaactcaatgcgttgacgTATAAAATAACAAGCGAgaaggtggtcattgtcgggatcgacgcaaatgcgaagatgggactcgagcagctatccgatgtgctagagaaatggtattatccagcggagcgcaggttggacaacg ATgcgaatcatcgacgccatcagcctAAGTGGCAGGGAttaacccttttaacgcctgaagagcagcgcaaacgGAAGATGAGGAGACTTAAACATCAGCTCGACCAcgatctgacgaggaacattcctcaatcag ACCTTGCTgaagcaccgtcagctcctgaacccAAGCACTTCCACAGGCCGACACATGCGGTTAGCGGGaaaccaccgaccgagtcggaggttctggtctgtatccgaaagatgaaaaatggaaaatctggtggagacaatgggattagcgcagaaatgctgaaagaTCTTCCCCCGTCtgagattcgtgagatgacaaacaTCATCCGATGA
- a CDS encoding hypothetical protein (NECATOR_CHRIV.G15020.T1) — protein MNQRTTAAVRTPTECTTPFEVVTGVRQWAVAGPLLFKLAIDHTMRRTVDQYPSRYHSNTIRTPFSISSGLTMLLYSQKAVRNFNMLSTLYRSWLQPLDYVYALINASICGSPRDLERESGWTDNR, from the coding sequence atgaatcaacgaacaactgccgCAGTTCGAACGCCAACCGAATGTAccacaccgtttgaagtggtaactggagtaagacaatgGGCAGTGGCAGGGCCTTTGTTGTTCAAACTCGCCATCGACCATactatgcgaagaacagtagatcagtatCCTTCTCGATATCATTCTAACACCATCAGGACGCCCTTCTCGATCTCGAGTgggctgacgatgttgttatattcgcagaaagcagtacgaaacttcaacatgttgtcaaccttgtatcgaagctggctgcaacctctggactacgtctacgccctgattaATGCAAGCATATGCGGATCTcctcgagacctcgaacgggaatcagggtggacggacaaccgatag
- a CDS encoding hypothetical protein (NECATOR_CHRIV.G15021.T1): MTYGEETWGAPPTVMERLDCTERKLLRRLLGYFWSKVCHNEDLYAGRPADRHVQRDMRSLSGSSWKKPPGRKRKFWTEVVKEDLRTLGVDRQFRRDVRFVKQRRMEQRRID; this comes from the exons atgacgTACGGAGAGGAGACTTGGGGAGCACCACCTacagtgatggagaggcttgattgcacggaacgaaagctgcttagacggctactcgGCTACTTCTGGTCTaaggtatgccacaatgaagatctttacgcagg gagaccggcagatcgccatGTTCAACGAGAtatgaggagtttgtcgggttcgagctggaagaagccacctggccgaaaacggaagttttggactgaggtggtaaaggaggacctgaggacactcggcgtagataggcagttcaggcgagatgTAAGGTTTGTGAAACAGCGACGTATGGAACAGCGACGAATAGactga